One window from the genome of Musa acuminata AAA Group cultivar baxijiao chromosome BXJ1-4, Cavendish_Baxijiao_AAA, whole genome shotgun sequence encodes:
- the LOC135643009 gene encoding mitogen-activated protein kinase kinase 5-like, with product MRPGQDPSTRPGPPSRTRRRPDLTLPLPLRDASLAVPLPLPPPSAPAAPPQVPALADLERVRRVGSGAGGTVWMVRHRLTGRVYALKVIHGHHDDGVRRQMRREIEILRATDSPSVVRCHGFYDRGGEIQVLLEYMDGGSLEGRRIASEAQLADVARQVLAGLAYLHRRRIVHRDIKPSNLLINGAGEVKIADFGVGRILAQTMDPCNSAVGTIAYMSPERINTDLNEGAYDGRAGDIWSFGVSVLEFYLGRFPFGERLGRQGDWASLMVAICYAAPPEAPPTASPEFRSFVASCLQKEPARRLTASQLLRHPFVAQSPVAAPPDLSSLRLG from the coding sequence ATGAGACCCGGCCAGGACCCCTCGACTCGGCCCGGCCCACCGAGCCGCACCCGGCGCCGCCCCGACCTCACCCTTCCCCTCCCCCTCCGCGACGCCTCCCTCGccgtccccctccccctccccccgccCTCCGCCCCCGCCGCACCCCCGCAGGTCCCCGCTCTCGCCGACCTCGAGCGCGTCCGCCGCGTCGGCAGCGGCGCGGGCGGCACGGTGTGGATGGTCCGCCACCGCCTCACCGGCCGCGTCTACGCGCTCAAGGTGATCCATGGCCACCACGACGACGGCGTCCGGCGCCAGATGCGCCGCGAGATCGAGATCCTCCGCGCCACCGACAGCCCCTCCGTGGTGCGGTGCCACGGGTTCTACGACCGGGGCGGGGAGATCCAGGTGCTCCTTGAGTACATGGACGGCGGGTCCCTGGAAGGCCGccgcatcgcctcggaggcccagCTCGCCGACGTGGCGCGGCAGGTCCTGGCGGGGCTCGCGTACCTCCACCGCCGCCGGATCGTGCACCGCGACATCAAGCCGTCCAACCTCCTCATCAACGGCGCGGGGGAGGTCAAGATCGCCGACTTCGGAGTCGGCCGGATCCTGGCGCAGACGATGGACCCCTGCAACTCCGCGGTTGGGACGATCGCCTACATGAGCCCCGAGCGGATCAACACCGACCTCAACGAGGGCGCCTACGACGGCCGCGCCGGCGACATCTGGAGCTTCGGGGTCAGCGTCCTCGAGTTCTACCTGGGCCGCTTCCCCTTCGGCGAGCGGCTCGGGAGGCAGGGCGACTGGGCGAGTCTCATGGTGGCCATCTGCTACGCGGCGCCGCCGGAGGCGCCGCCCACCGCATCCCCGGAGTTCCGTAGCTTCGTCGCTTCCTGCCTGCAGAAGGAGCCCGCGCGGAGGCTCACGGCGTCGCAGCTCCTGCGCCACCCCTTCGTGGCCCAGTCGCCGGTGGCCGCTCCGCCGGATCTCTCATCTCTGAGACTCGGATAG
- the LOC135642981 gene encoding ACT domain-containing protein DS12, chloroplastic-like, which yields MAVAMASGSLCLRPTARAGENCLPGLRCCSLRCPPFAVPIASKIRLYSDAAITVPRAASPTTVEDGSSNETDTIPTPKVIIDQDSDPDATIVEITFGDRLGTLLDTMKSLKNLGLNVVKANVYLDSSGKHNKFAITSMSTGRKIEDPELLEAIRLTIINNLIEYHPESSSQLAMGATFGVEPPTQEVDVDIATHIEVYDDGPDRSLLVVETADYPGLLVDLVKIITDINITVQSGEFDTEGLLAKAKFHVSYRDKPIIKPLQQVLSNSLRYFLRRPTTEEASF from the exons atgGCCGTCGCCATGGCTTCCGGGAGCCTCTGTCTGAGGCCCACCGCGAGGGCAGGGGAGAACTGCTTGCCGGGGCTTCGATGCTGTTCCCTCCGCTGCCCCCCTTTCGCGGTTCCAATCGCCTCGAAGATCAG ATTATATTCCGATGCTGCTATAACTGTTCCTAGAGCAGCATCTCCGACAACTGTTGAG GATGGGAGTTCTAATGAGACTGACACAATTCCTACTCCCAAAGTTATCATAGATCAGGACTCAGACCCAGATGCAACTATCGTGGAGATAACCTTTGGCGACCGCCTCGGGACTCTTCTTGACACT ATGAAGTCCCTTAAGAATCTAGGCCTAAATGTTGTCAAAGCTAATGTTTACTTGGATTCTTCCGGGAAGCACAACAAATTTGCAATAACTAGCAT GTCAACCGGCCGCAAAATTGAAGATCCAGAGTTGCTAGAAGCAATACGCTTAACAATTATAAACAATTTGATCGAGTATCATCCG GAGTCTAGCAGCCAATTGGCAATGGGAGCAACGTTTGGAGTTGAGCCTCCTACACAAGAG GTTGATGTGGATATTGCTACCCATATAGAAGTTTATGATGATGGGCCTGACCGAAG CTTACTCGTTGTGGAGACAGCAGACTATCCTGGGTTGCTGGTAGATCTGGTTAAGATCATCACTGATATAAATATCACAGTCCAGTCTGGAGAGTTCGATACCGAG GGACTGTTGGCTAAAGCAAAGTTCCATGTAAGTTACAGAGATAAACCAATCATTAAGCCTCTGCAGCAG GTTCTCTCAAATAGCTTGCGTTATTTCTTGAGGAGGCCAACAACGGAGGAGGCAAGCTTTTAG
- the LOC103980721 gene encoding 26S proteasome regulatory subunit 4 homolog isoform X2, giving the protein MGQGTPGGMGKQGLPGDRKRDGDKKDKKFEPAAPPSRVGRKQRRQKGPEAAARLPAVTPLSKCRLRLLKLERVKDYLLMEEEFVANQERLRPQEEKNEEDRSKVDDLRGSPMSVGNLEELIDENHAIVSSSVGPEYYVSILSFVDKDQLEPGCAILMHNKVLSVVGLLQDEVDPMVSVMKVEKAPLESYADIGGLDSQIQEIKEAVELPLTHPELYEDIGIRPPKGVILYGEPGTGKTLLAKAVANSTSATFLRVVGSELIQKYLGDGPKLVRELFRVADELSPSIVFIDEIDAVGTKRYDAHSGGEREIQRTMLELLNQLDGFDSRGDVKVILATNRIESLDPALLRPGRIDRKIEFPLPDIKTRRRIFQIHTSRMTLADDVNLEEFVMTKDEFSGADIKAICTEAGLLALRERRMKVTHTDFKKAKEKVMFKKKEGVPEGLYM; this is encoded by the exons ATGGGCCAGGGAACCCCCGGCGGCATGGGCAAGCAGGGCCTCCCCGGTGATCGGAAGCGGGACGGCGACAAGAAGGACAAGAAGTTCGAGCCGGCGGCGCCGCCGTCCCGCGTGGGAAGGAAGCAGCGCAGGCAGAAGGGGCCCGAGGCCGCCGCCCGTCTCCCCGCCGTCACCCCGCTTTCTAAGTGCCGCCTACGGCTACTCAAGCTCGAGCGCGTCAAGGACTACCTCCTCATGGAGGAGGAGTTCGTCGCCAACCAGGAGCGCCTCCGCCCCCAGGAGGAGAAGAACGAGGAGGACCGATCCAAGGTCGACGACCTCCGGGGGTCGCCCATGAGtgtcgggaacctcgaggagctcATTGACGAGAACCACGCCATCGTTTCGTCGTCGGTTGGGCCGGAATACTACGTCAGCATCCTGTCCTTTGTCGATAAGGATCAACTGGAGCCGGGATGTGCCATCCTTATGCACAACAAG GTTCTGTCAGTTGTTGGGCTTCTTCAGGATGAAGTTGATCCTATGGTTTCTGTCATGAAAGTTGAAAAAGCTCCTTTGGAATCCTATGCTGATATTGGCGGTTTAGATTCACAAATCCAAGAAATTAAAGAAGCTGTGGAACTACCTCTGACACATCCTGAACTGTATGAAGATATTGGCATTAGACCTCCCAAGGGAGTCATACTTTATGGGGAGCCAGGAACTGGTAAAACTTTACTTGCCAAG GCTGTGGCTAACTCAACATCAGCAACTTTCCTGCGTGTTGTTGGAAGTGAGTTGATTCAGAAATATTTGGGTGATGGCCCAAAACTTGTCAGAGAACTGTTCAGAGTGGCGGATGAACTTTCTCCTTCTATAGTCTTCATTGATGAGATAGATGCAGTTGGCACCAAAAG ATATGATGCTCATTCTGGCGGTGAGCGTGAAATACAGAGAACCATGTTGGAGTTGCTGAACCAGTTAGATGGTTTTGACTCAAGGGGGGATGTTAAAGTCATTCTTGCAACCAACAGAATTGAAAGCCTCGATCCAGCCTTGCTTCGACCTGGTCGTATTGATAGGAAGATTGAATTCCCTCTTCCAGATATTAAAACAAGACGTCGAATTTTTCAG ATACACACCTCTAGAATGACACTGGCAGATGATGTCAACCTGGAAGAATttgtcatgacaaaggatgagttTTCTGGAGCTGATATTAAGGCAATCTGTACTGAAGCTGGCTTGCTTGCTTTAAGGGAGCGTAGGATGAAG GTAACTCATACCGACTTTAAGAAAGCCAAGGAGAAGGTAATGTTTAAGAAGAAGGAAGGGGTACCAGAGGGACTCTACATGTGA
- the LOC135582111 gene encoding 26S proteasome regulatory subunit 4 homolog isoform X1: MGQGTPGGMGKQGPPGDRKRDGDKKDKKFEPAAPPSRVGRKQRRQKGPEAAARLPAVTPLSKCRLRVLKLERIKDYLLMEEEFVANQERLRPQEEKNEEDRSKVDDLRGSPMSVGNLEELIDENHAIVSSSVGPEYYVSILSFVDKDQLEPGCAILMHNKVLSVVGLLQDEVDPMVSVMKVEKAPLESYADIGGLDSQIQEIKEAVELPLTHPELYEDIGIRPPKGVILYGEPGTGKTLLAKAVANSTSATFLRVVGSELIQKYLGDGPKLVRELFRVADELSPSIVFIDEIDAVGTKRYDAHSGGEREIQRTMLELLNQLDGFDSRGDVKVILATNRIESLDPALLRPGRIDRKIEFPLPDIKTRRRIFQIHTSRMTLADDVNLEEFVMTKDEFSGADIKAICTEAGLLALRERRMKVTHADFKKAKEKVMFKKKEGVPEGLYM; encoded by the exons ATGGGCCAGGGAACCCCCGGCGGCATGGGGAAGCAGGGCCCCCCCGGTGATCGAAAGCGGGACGGCGACAAGAAGGACAAGAAGTTCGAGCCGGCGGCGCCACCGTCCCGCGTGGGACGGAAGCAGCGCAGGCAGAAGGGGCCCGAGGCCGCCGCCCGTCTCCCCGCCGTCACCCCGCTCTCTAAGTGCCGCCTGCGGGTACTCAAGCTCGAGCGCATCAAGGACTACCTTCTCATGGAAGAGGAGTTCGTCGCCAACCAAGAGCGCCTCCGCCCCCAGGAGGAGAAGAACGAGGAGGACCGATCCAAGGTCGACGACCTCCGGGGGTCGCCCATGAGtgtcgggaacctcgaggagcttATTGACGAGAACCACGCGATCGTTTCGTCGTCGGTCGGGCCGGAATACTACGTCAGCATCCTGTCTTTTGTCGATAAGGATCAACTGGAGCCGGGATGTGCCATCCTTATGCACAACAAG GTTCTGTCAGTTGTTGGGCTTCTTCAGGATGAAGTTGATCCTATGGTTTCTGTCATGAAAGTTGAAAAAGCTCCTTTGGAATCTTATGCTGATATTGGCGGTTTAGATTCACAAATCCAAGAAATTAAAGAAGCTGTGGAACTTCCTCTGACACATCCTGAACTGTATGAAGATATTGGCATCAGACCTCCCAAGGGAGTCATACTTTATGGGGAGCCAGGAACTGGTAAAACTTTACTTGCCAAG GCTGTGGCTAACTCAACATCAGCAACTTTCCTGCGTGTTGTTGGAAGTGAGTTGATTCAGAAATATTTGGGTGATGGCCCAAAACTTGTCCGAGAACTATTCAGAGTGGCGGATGAACTTTCTCCTTCTATAGTCTTCATTGATGAGATAGATGCAGTTGGAACCAAAAG atATGATGCTCATTCTGGCGGTGAGCGTGAAATACAGAGAACCATGTTGGAGTTGCTGAACCAGTTAGATGGTTTTGACTCAAGGGGGGATGTTAAAGTCATTCTTGCAACCAACAGAATTGAAAGCCTCGATCCAGCCTTGCTTCGACCTGGTCGTATTGATAGGAAGATTGAATTCCCTCTTCCAGATATTAAAACAAGGCGCCGAATTTTTCAG ATACACACCTCTAGAATGACACTGGCAGATGATGTCAACCTGGAAGAATttgtcatgacaaaggatgagttTTCTGGAGCTGATATTAAGGCAATCTGTACTGAAGCTGGCTTGCTTGCTTTAAGAGAGCGTAGGATGAAG GTAACTCATGCAGACTTTAAGAAGGCCAAGGAGAAGGTAATGTTTAAGAAGAAGGAAGGGGTACCAGAGGGCCTCTACAT GTAA
- the LOC135582111 gene encoding 26S proteasome regulatory subunit 4 homolog isoform X2 produces the protein MGQGTPGGMGKQGPPGDRKRDGDKKDKKFEPAAPPSRVGRKQRRQKGPEAAARLPAVTPLSKCRLRVLKLERIKDYLLMEEEFVANQERLRPQEEKNEEDRSKVDDLRGSPMSVGNLEELIDENHAIVSSSVGPEYYVSILSFVDKDQLEPGCAILMHNKVLSVVGLLQDEVDPMVSVMKVEKAPLESYADIGGLDSQIQEIKEAVELPLTHPELYEDIGIRPPKGVILYGEPGTGKTLLAKAVANSTSATFLRVVGSELIQKYLGDGPKLVRELFRVADELSPSIVFIDEIDAVGTKRYDAHSGGEREIQRTMLELLNQLDGFDSRGDVKVILATNRIESLDPALLRPGRIDRKIEFPLPDIKTRRRIFQIHTSRMTLADDVNLEEFVMTKDEFSGADIKAICTEAGLLALRERRMKVTHADFKKAKEKVMFKKKEGVPEGLYM, from the exons ATGGGCCAGGGAACCCCCGGCGGCATGGGGAAGCAGGGCCCCCCCGGTGATCGAAAGCGGGACGGCGACAAGAAGGACAAGAAGTTCGAGCCGGCGGCGCCACCGTCCCGCGTGGGACGGAAGCAGCGCAGGCAGAAGGGGCCCGAGGCCGCCGCCCGTCTCCCCGCCGTCACCCCGCTCTCTAAGTGCCGCCTGCGGGTACTCAAGCTCGAGCGCATCAAGGACTACCTTCTCATGGAAGAGGAGTTCGTCGCCAACCAAGAGCGCCTCCGCCCCCAGGAGGAGAAGAACGAGGAGGACCGATCCAAGGTCGACGACCTCCGGGGGTCGCCCATGAGtgtcgggaacctcgaggagcttATTGACGAGAACCACGCGATCGTTTCGTCGTCGGTCGGGCCGGAATACTACGTCAGCATCCTGTCTTTTGTCGATAAGGATCAACTGGAGCCGGGATGTGCCATCCTTATGCACAACAAG GTTCTGTCAGTTGTTGGGCTTCTTCAGGATGAAGTTGATCCTATGGTTTCTGTCATGAAAGTTGAAAAAGCTCCTTTGGAATCTTATGCTGATATTGGCGGTTTAGATTCACAAATCCAAGAAATTAAAGAAGCTGTGGAACTTCCTCTGACACATCCTGAACTGTATGAAGATATTGGCATCAGACCTCCCAAGGGAGTCATACTTTATGGGGAGCCAGGAACTGGTAAAACTTTACTTGCCAAG GCTGTGGCTAACTCAACATCAGCAACTTTCCTGCGTGTTGTTGGAAGTGAGTTGATTCAGAAATATTTGGGTGATGGCCCAAAACTTGTCCGAGAACTATTCAGAGTGGCGGATGAACTTTCTCCTTCTATAGTCTTCATTGATGAGATAGATGCAGTTGGAACCAAAAG atATGATGCTCATTCTGGCGGTGAGCGTGAAATACAGAGAACCATGTTGGAGTTGCTGAACCAGTTAGATGGTTTTGACTCAAGGGGGGATGTTAAAGTCATTCTTGCAACCAACAGAATTGAAAGCCTCGATCCAGCCTTGCTTCGACCTGGTCGTATTGATAGGAAGATTGAATTCCCTCTTCCAGATATTAAAACAAGGCGCCGAATTTTTCAG ATACACACCTCTAGAATGACACTGGCAGATGATGTCAACCTGGAAGAATttgtcatgacaaaggatgagttTTCTGGAGCTGATATTAAGGCAATCTGTACTGAAGCTGGCTTGCTTGCTTTAAGAGAGCGTAGGATGAAG GTAACTCATGCAGACTTTAAGAAGGCCAAGGAGAAGGTAATGTTTAAGAAGAAGGAAGGGGTACCAGAGGGCCTCTACATGTGA
- the LOC103980721 gene encoding 26S proteasome regulatory subunit 4 homolog isoform X1: MGQGTPGGMGKQGLPGDRKRDGDKKDKKFEPAAPPSRVGRKQRRQKGPEAAARLPAVTPLSKCRLRLLKLERVKDYLLMEEEFVANQERLRPQEEKNEEDRSKVDDLRGSPMSVGNLEELIDENHAIVSSSVGPEYYVSILSFVDKDQLEPGCAILMHNKVLSVVGLLQDEVDPMVSVMKVEKAPLESYADIGGLDSQIQEIKEAVELPLTHPELYEDIGIRPPKGVILYGEPGTGKTLLAKAVANSTSATFLRVVGSELIQKYLGDGPKLVRELFRVADELSPSIVFIDEIDAVGTKRYDAHSGGEREIQRTMLELLNQLDGFDSRGDVKVILATNRIESLDPALLRPGRIDRKIEFPLPDIKTRRRIFQIHTSRMTLADDVNLEEFVMTKDEFSGADIKAICTEAGLLALRERRMKVTHTDFKKAKEKVMFKKKEGVPEGLYM; the protein is encoded by the exons ATGGGCCAGGGAACCCCCGGCGGCATGGGCAAGCAGGGCCTCCCCGGTGATCGGAAGCGGGACGGCGACAAGAAGGACAAGAAGTTCGAGCCGGCGGCGCCGCCGTCCCGCGTGGGAAGGAAGCAGCGCAGGCAGAAGGGGCCCGAGGCCGCCGCCCGTCTCCCCGCCGTCACCCCGCTTTCTAAGTGCCGCCTACGGCTACTCAAGCTCGAGCGCGTCAAGGACTACCTCCTCATGGAGGAGGAGTTCGTCGCCAACCAGGAGCGCCTCCGCCCCCAGGAGGAGAAGAACGAGGAGGACCGATCCAAGGTCGACGACCTCCGGGGGTCGCCCATGAGtgtcgggaacctcgaggagctcATTGACGAGAACCACGCCATCGTTTCGTCGTCGGTTGGGCCGGAATACTACGTCAGCATCCTGTCCTTTGTCGATAAGGATCAACTGGAGCCGGGATGTGCCATCCTTATGCACAACAAG GTTCTGTCAGTTGTTGGGCTTCTTCAGGATGAAGTTGATCCTATGGTTTCTGTCATGAAAGTTGAAAAAGCTCCTTTGGAATCCTATGCTGATATTGGCGGTTTAGATTCACAAATCCAAGAAATTAAAGAAGCTGTGGAACTACCTCTGACACATCCTGAACTGTATGAAGATATTGGCATTAGACCTCCCAAGGGAGTCATACTTTATGGGGAGCCAGGAACTGGTAAAACTTTACTTGCCAAG GCTGTGGCTAACTCAACATCAGCAACTTTCCTGCGTGTTGTTGGAAGTGAGTTGATTCAGAAATATTTGGGTGATGGCCCAAAACTTGTCAGAGAACTGTTCAGAGTGGCGGATGAACTTTCTCCTTCTATAGTCTTCATTGATGAGATAGATGCAGTTGGCACCAAAAG ATATGATGCTCATTCTGGCGGTGAGCGTGAAATACAGAGAACCATGTTGGAGTTGCTGAACCAGTTAGATGGTTTTGACTCAAGGGGGGATGTTAAAGTCATTCTTGCAACCAACAGAATTGAAAGCCTCGATCCAGCCTTGCTTCGACCTGGTCGTATTGATAGGAAGATTGAATTCCCTCTTCCAGATATTAAAACAAGACGTCGAATTTTTCAG ATACACACCTCTAGAATGACACTGGCAGATGATGTCAACCTGGAAGAATttgtcatgacaaaggatgagttTTCTGGAGCTGATATTAAGGCAATCTGTACTGAAGCTGGCTTGCTTGCTTTAAGGGAGCGTAGGATGAAG GTAACTCATACCGACTTTAAGAAAGCCAAGGAGAAGGTAATGTTTAAGAAGAAGGAAGGGGTACCAGAGGGACTCTACAT GTAA
- the LOC135642975 gene encoding 4-coumarate--CoA ligase CCL1-like, whose translation MESYSMPEETIFRSKLPDIPIDNRRPLHAYCFERLADFADRPCIIDGASGAVMSYADVHLAARRAASGLHRLGVGRGQVIMILLRNSPELVVAFLAASHRGAVATTANPFYTPAEIHKQAAASGARVIVTESCYVDKVREFAQERGVTVVCVDGPPEGCLHFSELLAADERDLPEVDIDPDDVVALPYSSGTTGLPKGVMLTHRGLITSVAQQVDGGNPNLYFHEEDVLLCVLPLFHIYSLNSVLLCGLRAGAAILIMRKFEISAMLELVQRHRVTVAPLVPPIVLEIVKSPLVDSYDLSSVRTVLSGAAPMGKELVDKFMARLPNATLGQGYGMTEAGPVLSMCLSFAKEPFPVKSGACGTVVRNAELKVVDPDTGASLGRNQPGEICIRGAQIMKGYLNDAKATRNTIDEEGWLHTGDVGFVDDDDEIFIVDRLKEIIKYKGFQVAPAELEALLIAHHDIADAAVVPMKDEVAGEVPVAFVVRSSGSQITEDEIKRYVSKQVVFYKRINKVFFTEAIPKAPSGKILRKDLRAKLGSQFPSA comes from the exons ATGGAGTCATACTCGATGCCGGAGGAGACCATTTTTCGGTCGAAGCTGCCGGACATCCCGATCGACAACCGCAGACCGCTTCACGCCTACTGCTTCGAGCGGCTGGCCGACTTCGCCGACCGCCCCTGCATCATCGACGGCGCCAGCGGCGCCGTCATGAGCTACGCTGACGTCCACCTCGCCGCCCGACGTGCCGCCTCAGGCCTGCACCGCCTCGGGGTAGGGCGGGGGCAGGTCATCATGATCCTCCTCCGCAACTCCCCCGAGCTCGTCGTCGCCTTTCTCGCTGCCTCCCATCGTGGCGCCGTCGCCACCACCGCCAACCCCTTCTACACCCCGGCCGAGATCCACAAGCAGGCCGCGGCCTCCGGCGCCCGCGTTATCGTCACGGAGTCCTGCTACGTCGATAAAGTGCGCGAATTCGCCCAAGAGCGGGGCGTCACCGTCGTCTGCGTCGACGGGCCTCCCGAGGGCTGCCTCCATTTCTCCGAGCTTCTGGCAGCCGACGAGCGCGACCTTCCCGAGGTCGACATCGACCCCGACGACGTGGTGGCGCTGCCGTACTCGTCGGGGACGACCGGGCTGCCCAAGGGCGTCATGCTGACGCACCGGGGCCTAATCACCAGCGTGGCCCAACAGGTCGACGGCGGCAACCCCAACCTCTACTTCCACGAGGAGGACGTGCTGCTGTGCGTGCTGCCGCTGTTCCATATCTACTCGCTGAACTCAGTGCTGCTGTGCGGGCTGCGGGCGGGCGCCGCCATCCTGATCATGAGGAAGTTCGAGATCTCGGCCATGCTTGAACTGGTGCAGCGGCACCGCGTGACGGTGGCCCCACTGGTGCCGCCGATCGTGCTGGAGATCGTCAAGAGTCCACTGGTCGACAGCTACGACTTGTCATCGGTGAGGACGGTGTTGTCGGGGGCGGCACCGATGGGGAAGGAGCTGGTAGACAAGTTCATGGCCAGGCTCCCAAACGCTACGCTCGGCCAG GGATACGGGATGACCGAAGCCGGGCCGGTGCTCTCCATGTGCCTCTCCTTCGCCAAGGAGCCGTTCCCGGTGAAGTCGGGGGCGTGCGGCACAGTGGTGAGGAACGCGGAGCTGAAGGTCGTCGACCCCGACACGGGCGCATCGCTCGGCCGCAACCAGCCCGGCGAGATCTGCATCCGAGGAGCTCAAATCATGAAAG GATATCTCAATGATGCAAAAGCGACGAGGAACACGATAGACGAGGAAGGTTGGCTGCACACCGGAGACGTCGGTTTCGTGGACGATGACGACGAGATCTTCATCGTCGACAGGCTGAAGGAGATCATCAAGTACAAGGGATTCCAGGTGGCCCCAGCCGAGCTCGAAGCATTGCTGATCGCCCACCACGACATTGCCGATGCTGCCGTCGTCCC GATGAAAGATGAAGTGGCTGGGGAAGTCCCCGTTGCGTTCGTCGTCCGGTCGAGTGGGTCTCAGATCACGGAGGACGAGATCAAGCGATACGTGTCGAAACAG GTGGTGTTCTACAAGAGGATCAACAAGGTTTTCTTCACCGAGGCCATTCCCAAGGCTCCGTCCGGGAAAATACTGAGGAAGGATCTGAGAGCAAAGCTGGGAAGCCAGTTTCCATCCGCTTGA
- the LOC135672024 gene encoding uncharacterized protein LOC135672024 yields the protein MAVSSKSDGPDSAAEPDADHFEFFSFPSPPAMCAAADVFLGGKILPFGAPPPKRAENLGDLCWQETYAASECSRRRRRFWGGRVKAEYRRLRSVSDCHGMVPPPAARQQRPRWYLCVLGSVRVPATMDMSDIRSRQRRQSAAAEAEPGRGPSGDVGRATWRLLRSLSCTGLESASAVTVPLRFAEHAQDT from the coding sequence ATGGCCGTCTCCTCCAAATCCGACGGCCCAGATTCAGCCGCCGAGCCCGACGCCGACCACTTCGAGTTCTTCTCCTTCCCCTCACCTCCCGCCATGTGCGCCGCCGCGGACGTCTTCCTCGGCGGAAAGATCCTCCCTTTCGGCGCTCCTCCCCCCAAACGAGCTGAAAACCTCGGCGACCTTTGTTGGCAGGAGACCTACGCCGCTTCCGAGTGCTCCCGCCGGCGCCGCAGGTTCTGGGGCGGCCGTGTGAAGGCCGAGTACCGGAGGCTGAGGAGCGTGTCGGACTGCCACGGGATGGTCCCCCCGCCGGCGGCGAGGCAGCAGCGACCGAGGTGGTACCTCTGCGTGCTCGGGTCGGTGCGGGTGCCGGCGACGATGGACATGAGCGACATCCGGAGCCGGCAGCGCCGGCAGAGCGCGGCGGCGGAGGCAGAGCCGGGGCGAGGGCCGAGCGGCGACGTGGGCCGGGCGACGTGGAGGCTGCTGCGCTCGCTGAGCTGCACGGGGCTGGAGAGCGCCTCCGCCGTCACCGTGCCGTTGCGCTTCGCTGAGCACGCGCAGGACACGTGA